Proteins from a genomic interval of Loxodonta africana isolate mLoxAfr1 chromosome 25, mLoxAfr1.hap2, whole genome shotgun sequence:
- the LOC100673580 gene encoding transmembrane epididymal protein 1A-like, which produces MLKVWPCLNFVSPSFRRTSSSMGNFIGHVFPGLFLVLYGLHQAIVVSKAVIFNDSLLYPSYPPRNKGRWAMLWKISYVGLLKMMAGSFLIVYEINCVKGGLILMNRDMPPRFMYPKEWQHLTIFILLTLNGCVDILSKNLLPQRCVVLELGVRILTFYVLLLLLVSHTQGTVGVELQVHSLLILVVFLLMLVLTAELWAPGMFHLWLIETFLFLMMGSWLVQAGFILFKPVSSYPWQDDDMSDIMFVTTFFCWHVVINALWLLGIYGFSSFWYRCYHPSLKLTGFKEAPYHASPPGPLYKLLQEVEQSEKDDQALLLPTSSP; this is translated from the coding sequence ATGCTGAAGGTATGGCCGTGCCTTAATTTTGTCTCTCCTTCGTTTAGACGGACCTCTAGTTCAATGGGAAACTTCATCGGTCATGTGTTCCCTGGGCTGTTTCTTGTCTTATATGGACTGCATCAGGCAATAGTGGTCTCCAAAGCTGTGATATTCAATGACTCTCTCCTGTATCCTTCGTACCCTCCCAGGAATAAAGGGAGATGGGCCATGCTGTGGAAAATATCCTATGTAGGATTGTTGAAGATGATGGCTGGCTCTTTCTTGATAGTTTATGAGATCAACTGCGTTAAAGGAGGGTTGATACTGATGAACAGGGACATGCCACCAAGGTTTATGTATCCCAAAGAGTGGCAGCATCTCACCATATTCATCCTCCTTACCCTCAACGGTTGTGTAGACATCCTGAGCAAGAATTTACTGCCTCAGAGGTGTGTGGTCCTGGAGCTAGGTGTCCGGATCCTGACATTCTACGTACTTCTGCTGCTGTTGGTGTCACATACTCAGGGTACAGTAGGGGTGGAGCTGCAGGTTCACTCTCTGCTCATCTTGGTGGTGTTCCTGCTGATGCTGGTGTTGACTGCAGAGCTGTGGGCTCCTGGCATGTTTCACCTCTGGTTGATTGAGACCTTTCTGTTTTTGATGATGGGCTCCTGGCTGGTTCAGGCAGGCTTTATTCTGTTCAAACCAGTCTCCAGCTACCCATGGCAGGACGATGACATGAGTGACATCATGTTTGTCACCACCTTCTTCTGCTGGCATGTGGTGATCAATGCCTTATGGCTTTTAGGGATCTATGGCTTCTCTTCCTTTTGGTATCGTTGTTACCATCCTAGCTTGAAGCTGACGGGGTTCAAAGAAGCTCCATATCACGCCAGCCCTCCAGGACCCCTCTACAAGTTGCTTCAAGAAGTGGAGCAGTCAGAGAAAGATGACCAGGCTCTCCTCCTTCCAACAAGCTCACCCTGA